The Candidatus Poribacteria bacterium genome window below encodes:
- a CDS encoding cytochrome c oxidase subunit 3, protein MEHATTSDHIEDVYEPSLTPDSLGKLGMWIFLVGDTMSFGALLAAYAAVRAGAGVIGWVPPDEILGINLTAGMTFLLICSSVTMVKALEAIQNGNVSRMCTFLGLTIAGGVIFLGLQAYEWYHLITHGLTLTGIPDHGLSGAAISGSTLFGPTFYAITGFHGMHVTGGVIYLIVILINGLRGRYTAEFNHEVEIVGLYWHFVDLIWIMVFTFIYLL, encoded by the coding sequence GTGGAACACGCTACCACTTCAGATCATATTGAAGATGTATATGAACCTTCGCTTACGCCGGACAGTCTCGGCAAGCTCGGCATGTGGATTTTCCTGGTCGGGGATACCATGTCATTTGGCGCGTTGTTGGCGGCTTATGCCGCTGTCCGTGCAGGTGCAGGTGTTATCGGTTGGGTACCGCCAGACGAGATTCTCGGCATCAACCTAACCGCGGGCATGACATTCCTGCTGATATGCAGTAGTGTCACGATGGTGAAAGCACTTGAAGCTATTCAGAATGGCAATGTTTCACGCATGTGCACGTTCTTAGGGTTGACAATTGCTGGGGGAGTCATTTTCCTTGGATTGCAGGCTTATGAATGGTATCATCTGATTACCCACGGATTGACGCTTACGGGTATTCCTGATCATGGATTATCGGGTGCAGCGATTAGCGGTTCAACGCTCTTTGGTCCGACTTTCTACGCGATCACAGGTTTCCATGGGATGCACGTGACAGGTGGTGTCATCTATCTCATCGTTATCTTGATAAACGGCTTGCGTGGCAGGTATACGGCTGAGTTTAACCATGAGGTAGAAATCGTCGGGCTTTACTGGCACTTCGTTGACCTTATCTGGATTATGGTTTTCACCTTCATCTATCTACTGTAG
- a CDS encoding cytochrome C oxidase subunit IV family protein, whose product MAENEHKEHPKYMNIFWWLAGLTIVEIAVAIPDYSIVLKAILLIGLACSKAALVAIYFMHLKFEKRTLTIIVLTPFIICVFLVFALMPDLTSDTRHEGIEKPAEVVDTSVH is encoded by the coding sequence ATGGCAGAAAACGAACACAAAGAGCATCCAAAATATATGAATATTTTCTGGTGGCTTGCAGGACTCACCATTGTTGAGATTGCTGTGGCGATCCCGGACTACTCAATTGTGCTGAAAGCCATCCTGCTCATCGGGTTGGCGTGTTCTAAAGCTGCTTTGGTTGCTATCTATTTCATGCATCTGAAGTTTGAAAAAAGAACATTGACAATTATCGTGCTGACCCCTTTTATTATCTGCGTTTTTCTCGTGTTTGCCTTAATGCCCGACCTCACGTCGGATACGCGGCACGAAGGGATAGAGAAGCCGGCAGAAGTTGTTGATACGTCGGTTCACTAA
- a CDS encoding SCO family protein, whose amino-acid sequence MEAQSDSSNKAERRLDKSTLIWVVLGVIIVGIAGINLWSVFDTKSEVPVSKDAVVSVPDFSLTDQRGEMLGLSDMKGKIWVADFIFTNCPTICPAMTQEMARLQSEFVADPVYFVSFSVDPERDTSAVLSRYAKAYGADERRWHFLTGDKGHIYQLAEDGFSLAAGHNGTELLHSTRFVLVAPDGNIYGYYDSRSKPALLRLRRDIKMLLGK is encoded by the coding sequence ATGGAAGCACAGAGCGATAGTTCTAACAAGGCTGAACGGCGACTTGATAAAAGCACTCTGATTTGGGTGGTACTGGGTGTTATCATTGTTGGCATCGCGGGTATCAATTTGTGGTCGGTGTTTGACACCAAATCGGAGGTGCCGGTTTCTAAAGATGCTGTTGTCAGTGTGCCGGACTTCAGTCTAACCGACCAGCGGGGAGAGATGTTAGGACTGTCCGATATGAAGGGCAAGATTTGGGTGGCGGACTTTATCTTCACCAACTGCCCAACGATTTGTCCTGCGATGACACAGGAGATGGCACGCCTCCAATCCGAATTTGTCGCAGATCCGGTCTATTTCGTTTCGTTTTCTGTGGATCCGGAACGGGATACGTCGGCTGTGCTCTCGCGATATGCGAAGGCGTACGGTGCTGACGAAAGACGTTGGCACTTTCTTACTGGGGACAAGGGGCATATCTATCAGTTAGCCGAAGATGGGTTCAGTTTAGCTGCGGGACACAACGGTACGGAATTACTTCATAGCACACGGTTTGTTCTCGTCGCTCCGGATGGAAACATCTACGGCTACTACGATAGCCGGAGTAAACCAGCACTGCTACGTCTACGGCGGGATATTAAAATGCTCCTCGGGAAATGA
- a CDS encoding universal stress protein yields MIKKIYVPVDNSDYSDASIGLAVAFARQFGSQLVGSHVYAAKMHDVRFKQMEYTLPEEYQDEVELEKQRRIHDTLITMGLQLISDSYLEVMKEKCTEFDIPFEAKMPEGKHYIKLVEDIEESDYDLVIMGALGMGAVKDSLIGGVCERVVRRIHTDTLVVRDLDPIEEHDGNILVGIDGSPESFSGLKTAIQLGHKFNKQVEAVGVYDPYLHYIVFNSVVNVLTERAARTFRFKEQEQLHEEVIDTGLAKIYQSHLEVARSIAKEEHDYALKITLLDGKGYEKILQYTRKTNPWLLVLGRIGVHSEQDTDIGSTAENLLRLAPCNVLLSSQRYFPQIDVKAEETLVWTQEALDRMEKAPPLVRGIAKTAVHRFAIERGHSVITESVIDMAMEAIMPQRASEKLTRVAKEIAEQKVLESDAVQTYICGECGYAAHNQQPVQCPVCSSEPERFQMVDKNSLEHIAVDEGGAEEEETFDGVRLQWSEESKKALRRVPRGYMRRNVKARIEKSARSQKISTITNVFATEIIDDSMGEAAAVREDAPELREVQAQVPDSQNAEAVQGFESPVEWTEEAVERLNLVPAGFMRNITQTRIEQRAQEHKVTQVTLDFAARVIEDGRSLANEVLGEYYQQSNQE; encoded by the coding sequence ATGATTAAAAAGATTTACGTACCTGTTGACAATTCGGACTACTCGGATGCGAGTATCGGCTTAGCGGTTGCGTTCGCGCGGCAGTTCGGCTCCCAATTGGTCGGTTCGCACGTCTATGCCGCGAAGATGCACGATGTCCGCTTTAAGCAGATGGAGTACACCTTGCCAGAGGAGTATCAGGATGAGGTCGAACTTGAGAAGCAACGCCGTATCCACGATACTCTTATTACGATGGGACTGCAACTGATCTCCGATTCCTATCTGGAGGTTATGAAGGAGAAGTGTACCGAATTTGACATCCCGTTTGAAGCGAAAATGCCGGAAGGCAAGCACTACATAAAACTCGTCGAGGACATTGAGGAAAGCGACTATGATCTCGTGATTATGGGCGCGCTCGGCATGGGTGCTGTCAAGGATAGCCTCATCGGCGGTGTCTGTGAACGTGTCGTCCGCCGTATCCATACCGATACACTCGTGGTCCGAGACCTCGATCCGATTGAAGAACATGACGGAAATATCCTCGTCGGGATTGATGGAAGTCCTGAATCTTTTTCAGGTTTGAAAACGGCGATACAACTCGGACATAAGTTTAACAAACAGGTCGAAGCCGTCGGGGTCTACGATCCGTATCTCCACTACATTGTCTTCAATTCCGTTGTGAATGTGCTGACAGAACGCGCCGCGAGGACCTTCAGATTTAAAGAGCAGGAACAGCTCCACGAGGAAGTGATTGACACAGGATTGGCGAAAATTTATCAATCACACTTAGAGGTTGCACGCTCCATTGCAAAAGAGGAACATGACTACGCGCTAAAAATTACACTGCTCGATGGAAAAGGCTACGAAAAGATTCTACAATACACTCGAAAGACAAATCCTTGGCTCCTCGTCTTAGGCAGAATTGGTGTTCACAGTGAACAGGATACAGACATCGGCAGCACCGCCGAGAATCTGTTGCGCCTTGCCCCTTGCAATGTCCTCTTATCGAGCCAGCGTTACTTCCCACAGATTGATGTAAAGGCGGAAGAGACACTTGTCTGGACACAGGAGGCGTTGGATAGGATGGAGAAAGCCCCGCCTCTCGTGCGCGGCATTGCCAAGACAGCCGTTCATCGGTTTGCGATAGAGCGCGGTCATTCCGTCATTACGGAGAGCGTCATTGACATGGCGATGGAAGCGATTATGCCACAACGTGCCTCTGAAAAGTTGACGCGCGTTGCAAAGGAAATCGCGGAGCAGAAGGTGTTGGAATCTGATGCCGTACAAACATACATCTGCGGCGAGTGTGGTTATGCCGCACACAATCAACAGCCTGTTCAGTGTCCTGTCTGTAGTTCGGAGCCGGAACGGTTCCAGATGGTGGATAAAAACTCGTTGGAGCACATCGCTGTGGACGAAGGCGGTGCGGAAGAGGAAGAGACATTCGACGGTGTAAGACTCCAATGGTCAGAGGAATCCAAAAAGGCACTGCGGCGCGTTCCACGCGGCTATATGCGTCGGAACGTCAAGGCGCGAATTGAGAAGTCCGCACGCTCGCAAAAGATTAGCACCATCACGAATGTCTTTGCAACAGAGATTATTGATGACAGCATGGGTGAGGCGGCTGCAGTTCGTGAAGATGCACCGGAACTCAGGGAGGTGCAGGCACAGGTTCCTGACTCCCAAAACGCTGAAGCCGTTCAAGGTTTTGAAAGTCCGGTGGAATGGACGGAAGAGGCGGTTGAGCGTTTGAATTTAGTCCCTGCTGGGTTCATGCGGAATATCACGCAGACTCGAATTGAACAGCGCGCACAAGAGCACAAGGTTACTCAAGTTACGCTTGATTTCGCCGCACGGGTCATTGAGGATGGCAGAAGTCTCGCTAATGAGGTACTTGGGGAGTATTATCAGCAGTCGAATCAGGAGTAA
- a CDS encoding PQQ-binding-like beta-propeller repeat protein, whose product MQRVLGNMLILLLAAFMFVGNGFADNWHQWRGPNNDGISHETDVPIQWSQTENVKWRLPLPGEAASTPVVWEDKIFLTSAEGNALVLMCISTEGEELWKQTVGHGNRSVRGGEGNSAAPSPVTDGEHVWAFLGTGDLACYDFDGNQVWHTNLAERYGSFNLYFVMSTTPLIDKDRLYIHLIHSNAWLVLALDKMTGKEIWKHKRKSDATDECEQAYTSPILYRDAEREYLVVHGADYVTAHSLEDGSEIWRCGGLNPVMGYNPSLRFVASPVATEGLIVVPSAKNGPVLGIDPAAKGDITDSKWQLWKLRQGTPDVPSPVIHDGLVYLCRERGDLICLDAETGEQLYRERTHRHRHRASPVYANGHLYLTSRDGLVNVVKTGRAFEIVASNSLGEVIAASPVISNGTLYLRSYQALYAISGE is encoded by the coding sequence ATGCAACGTGTTTTGGGAAACATGCTAATCCTTCTACTTGCAGCTTTTATGTTTGTGGGCAATGGTTTTGCTGACAACTGGCACCAGTGGCGCGGCCCAAACAACGACGGCATCAGCCACGAGACCGATGTTCCTATCCAGTGGAGTCAAACTGAAAATGTTAAGTGGCGTTTACCGCTCCCCGGTGAGGCTGCCTCTACCCCTGTCGTTTGGGAGGACAAGATTTTCCTCACGTCGGCTGAAGGGAATGCTCTCGTTCTAATGTGCATTAGCACTGAAGGTGAAGAACTTTGGAAACAGACTGTAGGGCATGGCAACCGAAGCGTCCGCGGCGGTGAAGGCAATTCTGCCGCACCTTCGCCTGTAACTGATGGAGAGCATGTCTGGGCATTCCTCGGAACTGGAGACCTTGCCTGCTACGATTTCGATGGAAATCAGGTCTGGCATACCAATCTCGCTGAGCGTTACGGTAGTTTCAACCTCTATTTCGTTATGTCTACAACACCGCTGATTGACAAGGACCGACTTTACATCCACCTCATCCACAGCAATGCGTGGCTTGTGCTGGCTCTTGACAAAATGACGGGCAAAGAGATTTGGAAACATAAGCGCAAGAGTGACGCGACCGATGAATGTGAACAGGCTTATACCTCTCCGATTCTCTATCGCGATGCGGAACGTGAATACCTTGTTGTCCACGGTGCGGATTATGTCACTGCCCACAGTCTTGAAGATGGTAGCGAAATCTGGCGATGTGGCGGTTTGAATCCGGTGATGGGTTATAATCCCTCGCTCCGATTTGTCGCTTCTCCCGTTGCGACGGAAGGACTTATCGTCGTTCCCTCGGCGAAAAACGGACCCGTTTTAGGCATTGATCCCGCTGCAAAAGGCGATATAACTGATAGCAAATGGCAACTTTGGAAACTTCGACAGGGGACACCGGATGTTCCGTCCCCGGTTATTCACGACGGCTTGGTTTATCTCTGTCGAGAGAGAGGCGATCTGATATGTCTTGATGCCGAGACTGGAGAACAACTCTATCGTGAGCGGACACATCGACACCGACATCGTGCCTCGCCTGTCTATGCGAATGGACACCTCTATCTAACATCTCGTGATGGACTTGTCAATGTTGTAAAAACAGGACGTGCGTTTGAAATCGTCGCCAGCAATTCGTTAGGGGAGGTCATCGCTGCGTCTCCCGTTATCTCAAACGGGACCCTCTATCTGCGAAGTTATCAGGCACTCTATGCGATCAGCGGAGAATAA
- a CDS encoding P-loop NTPase, whose product MKTYKELPNDAGSNIIGQVTAQAGRVQKRLASVKHTVAVMSGKGGVGKSALTANLATALTLKGNTVGIVDADINGPTLAKMMGVRNATLEYTSAGVKPAVGTLGTKLISMDLLLAEDDAPVLWNAHTQKDAFTWRSTMEVGALREFIADTEWGELDYLLLDLPPGSDRLPNVAELIPNLGGVVVVTIPSEVSQLVVKKSITLARDVLKVPIIGVVENMAFYVCQHCGEEEPLFSADETLDAAFQQVVLGSIPFDPRLARCSDTGTPYIDEYPDTPASAALMQVAEKIQAFF is encoded by the coding sequence ATGAAAACTTACAAAGAACTCCCAAACGATGCTGGCTCCAATATTATTGGACAAGTCACAGCGCAGGCGGGCCGGGTTCAGAAACGGCTTGCTTCGGTCAAACATACCGTTGCCGTTATGAGTGGGAAAGGTGGTGTCGGCAAGAGTGCACTCACGGCTAATCTCGCTACTGCGCTTACGCTGAAAGGTAACACTGTCGGGATCGTGGACGCTGACATCAACGGACCGACGCTTGCTAAAATGATGGGGGTCCGCAACGCTACATTGGAATACACATCTGCGGGTGTTAAGCCTGCGGTCGGGACACTCGGCACCAAGCTTATCTCTATGGATCTACTTTTGGCGGAAGACGATGCGCCGGTGCTCTGGAACGCCCATACCCAGAAGGACGCGTTCACGTGGCGTAGCACAATGGAGGTCGGCGCGCTCCGAGAGTTTATCGCCGACACCGAATGGGGCGAGTTAGATTACCTCCTGCTTGATCTGCCACCCGGCAGTGATCGACTTCCAAATGTGGCGGAGCTCATCCCGAACCTCGGTGGTGTCGTCGTTGTGACAATTCCGTCTGAGGTATCGCAGCTGGTCGTCAAAAAATCGATAACCTTGGCGAGAGATGTCCTCAAGGTCCCAATCATCGGTGTTGTTGAGAATATGGCTTTCTATGTCTGTCAACACTGCGGCGAAGAGGAGCCGCTCTTTTCTGCTGATGAAACACTGGACGCTGCATTCCAACAGGTCGTCCTCGGCAGCATCCCTTTTGATCCGAGACTTGCACGTTGTAGTGACACCGGAACCCCTTATATTGACGAATATCCGGATACGCCAGCAAGCGCAGCACTCATGCAAGTTGCTGAAAAGATTCAAGCGTTTTTTTGA
- a CDS encoding PCP reductase family protein: MKFLCIDCDTAMKFKDVTRPEQGSVTALFECPDCFTEIAMYLNPSETQMLKSLDLKLGGNNEAAQPMQLVRSQLETAKDNMMPNEVSPEIGSGETAEGGKCPFTGVISEAFQETSEPTEPTGPVWSAEALERLERIPAFVRPMAKMGIESFAKENGHDEITGEIMDAARGNFPAQF; the protein is encoded by the coding sequence ATGAAGTTCCTGTGCATAGACTGTGATACAGCGATGAAGTTTAAAGACGTTACCCGTCCGGAACAAGGCTCTGTGACAGCACTTTTTGAATGCCCTGACTGCTTCACAGAGATTGCCATGTACCTGAATCCGTCGGAGACGCAGATGCTGAAGTCCTTGGATCTCAAACTCGGTGGTAACAACGAAGCAGCGCAGCCGATGCAGCTGGTGCGTTCACAGTTGGAAACCGCGAAAGACAATATGATGCCTAACGAGGTTTCTCCAGAGATCGGTTCAGGTGAAACCGCTGAGGGTGGCAAGTGTCCCTTTACTGGCGTTATCTCCGAGGCGTTTCAGGAAACTTCTGAACCGACCGAACCGACGGGTCCCGTCTGGTCGGCGGAGGCACTTGAACGTTTGGAGCGGATCCCGGCGTTTGTTCGTCCTATGGCGAAGATGGGGATTGAGAGTTTTGCGAAAGAAAACGGACATGACGAGATTACAGGCGAAATTATGGATGCCGCGCGTGGAAACTTCCCCGCCCAGTTCTAA
- a CDS encoding nucleotidyltransferase substrate binding protein, whose amino-acid sequence MNHQAPRWTQRADSFRRAFSRLKQGVDLARQRELSDLEAQDLIQGFEYTHELAWNTLKDFLQTQDFKLYGSRDTTRAAFKEGLIESGEAWMEMIRHRNLTMHTYNESVANEVVSALLNTYFSEFETLLAKMECLKQEQSL is encoded by the coding sequence ATGAACCATCAAGCCCCGCGCTGGACACAGAGAGCCGATAGTTTTCGCAGGGCGTTTTCGCGATTGAAACAAGGGGTGGATTTGGCACGACAACGTGAACTGTCAGACTTGGAAGCACAAGATTTGATACAGGGTTTTGAATATACCCATGAATTGGCATGGAATACGCTAAAGGATTTTCTTCAAACGCAAGATTTTAAGTTGTACGGTTCGAGAGATACGACCCGAGCTGCTTTTAAAGAAGGATTAATTGAGAGTGGAGAGGCGTGGATGGAAATGATTCGCCACCGCAATTTAACGATGCATACCTACAACGAGAGTGTGGCTAACGAGGTTGTTTCTGCACTTCTCAATACATATTTCTCTGAATTCGAGACATTACTGGCGAAAATGGAATGTTTGAAACAGGAGCAATCGCTATGA
- a CDS encoding nucleotidyltransferase domain-containing protein, whose amino-acid sequence MKYGLSDRTLQKIHGVLSHYPQIEKAILYGSRAVGTYRNGSDIDLTLCGDALTHSVLSRIDTELDDLLLPYTIDLSIFHQIDNPAMVEQIQRIGVNFYEKYRDV is encoded by the coding sequence ATGAAATACGGTTTGTCAGATCGTACGCTTCAAAAGATCCATGGCGTTTTAAGCCATTATCCCCAAATTGAAAAAGCAATTTTGTATGGTTCGCGCGCCGTAGGCACCTACCGAAATGGTTCTGATATCGACCTTACACTTTGTGGTGATGCGCTAACGCATAGTGTACTCTCCCGCATTGATACTGAATTAGACGATCTCCTGCTACCCTATACGATTGATTTATCCATTTTTCATCAGATTGATAACCCGGCTATGGTTGAACAGATTCAACGCATTGGGGTAAACTTTTATGAGAAATATCGAGATGTCTAA
- a CDS encoding Ig-like domain-containing protein, which produces MFFNKLRYPLVWAVLIVAGLAFVAVPATAQVTPILSVTDEDDTTNGTQVYGIRAESVSFELTVTFQDSNDANTPVTGFDVSDIELNAAGSSGAIVPLGATASTVRPNADGSVYTTTVAVKGNISTVLIGVPKGAANTVGRLDPNNPGQIINADPTVVATTIVVNIVRSAAPPLTLSPDRLIGGNAPFTVTLTSTTPITVTSADIKVVGGSIDGLSSDAAKRVWTVTIRPGVGVSQITVEPSATGSYIFPKGTFTVDTTGPVAAISGAPPIGGGQFVITIAFNENLQTGATLLPSEISVIGGSISIPIAIPGTNTYVTTLTPDPGVTTVTVQVNASAVADEGGIENAATPSPAHTFRVAATGTPPGTGTAPRRGSVREITGGKVTISEIMFAAAGGTNDIQWIELFNSSETEAVALDAYNGWELIIENYNDPFSIEEPLSGTINFKDRGNVKTISPNQSVLIVSSSGRNSDSSHFVSTRVFSVYSEISDEFGMSSRRDPFLHPTKGFHIQLVDGRGNFSDEAGNLDGRTRTADEPAWVLPNGWTEDDDRTSIIRQYRGGTERDGTQRDGWIRAVNADFSWISRNRVTRRGRSLETWYGSRSDYGSPGLRAGHALPVELSHFRPERTESGAIVIQWTTQSEVDNAGFNILRSQTKTGEFKVVNAQLIPGAGTTGESTTYTWTDATAKPNVVYYYQIEDVSLAGERQTLATVRLRGFVSAKGKLATQWGVLKQSRD; this is translated from the coding sequence ATGTTCTTTAATAAATTGAGATATCCGTTGGTTTGGGCGGTGTTAATCGTTGCTGGGCTTGCCTTCGTTGCAGTACCCGCCACTGCACAAGTAACACCAATACTGTCAGTAACAGATGAAGATGACACAACGAACGGCACCCAGGTATACGGCATCAGAGCTGAATCTGTTTCTTTTGAGTTGACTGTCACATTTCAGGATAGCAATGATGCTAATACTCCAGTAACCGGCTTTGATGTCAGTGATATTGAGTTGAATGCTGCCGGTAGCAGCGGGGCAATTGTGCCTCTCGGTGCAACAGCTTCTACTGTCCGACCCAATGCTGATGGCAGTGTCTACACAACTACAGTTGCTGTTAAAGGCAATATCAGTACAGTCCTTATAGGTGTACCGAAGGGTGCTGCTAACACTGTTGGTAGACTGGACCCTAATAATCCAGGTCAGATTATTAATGCCGACCCTACTGTTGTCGCTACAACAATAGTAGTCAATATAGTTCGGAGTGCGGCACCACCGCTCACACTGTCACCTGATAGACTTATTGGTGGCAATGCGCCGTTTACTGTGACACTCACCTCAACGACACCAATTACAGTGACAAGCGCAGATATCAAAGTCGTCGGTGGATCTATTGATGGTCTCTCGTCTGATGCTGCGAAAAGAGTTTGGACGGTGACAATTCGGCCCGGGGTCGGCGTATCGCAGATAACAGTAGAACCTTCGGCTACTGGCTCGTATATTTTCCCGAAAGGCACGTTTACCGTGGATACTACCGGACCCGTCGCTGCGATTAGTGGAGCACCGCCTATAGGGGGGGGTCAATTTGTCATAACGATCGCCTTTAACGAAAATCTTCAGACGGGTGCCACGCTGCTTCCGAGCGAAATCTCGGTTATTGGCGGCTCAATCAGCATCCCTATCGCAATCCCCGGCACAAACACTTACGTCACAACGCTCACACCCGATCCGGGTGTTACAACGGTGACGGTGCAGGTCAACGCCAGTGCAGTCGCAGACGAAGGTGGGATAGAGAACGCAGCAACGCCTTCGCCAGCACACACCTTTAGGGTGGCTGCAACCGGTACGCCACCAGGAACAGGAACCGCGCCAAGACGCGGAAGCGTCAGAGAAATTACTGGCGGTAAAGTGACGATTAGCGAAATCATGTTCGCTGCTGCTGGTGGTACAAATGACATCCAATGGATTGAACTTTTCAATAGTTCTGAGACCGAAGCCGTTGCATTAGATGCTTATAACGGATGGGAGCTGATTATTGAAAACTACAACGATCCGTTCTCAATTGAAGAACCCCTGTCCGGAACAATTAATTTTAAGGATAGGGGTAACGTGAAAACTATCTCCCCGAATCAGTCAGTGCTCATTGTCTCGTCGAGTGGTAGAAACTCTGATAGTAGTCACTTCGTATCTACCCGCGTCTTCAGCGTCTACTCAGAAATCTCCGATGAATTTGGGATGAGCTCCCGACGCGATCCCTTTTTGCACCCGACTAAGGGGTTCCACATCCAGCTCGTTGATGGAAGAGGGAACTTCTCCGATGAGGCTGGAAACCTTGATGGGAGAACCCGGACCGCCGATGAACCGGCATGGGTATTACCTAACGGTTGGACAGAAGACGACGATCGCACCTCGATTATCCGGCAGTATCGCGGAGGTACGGAGCGTGATGGGACCCAGCGAGATGGATGGATCCGCGCAGTAAACGCCGATTTCTCGTGGATATCGAGAAACAGAGTGACCAGAAGGGGAAGAAGCCTTGAAACTTGGTACGGCAGCAGATCCGACTACGGTAGCCCCGGTCTCCGAGCAGGGCACGCACTTCCTGTTGAACTCTCACACTTCCGTCCGGAACGTACCGAGAGCGGCGCAATTGTCATCCAGTGGACGACCCAATCTGAGGTGGACAACGCGGGGTTCAATATCCTGCGGAGTCAAACGAAGACGGGTGAATTCAAGGTCGTCAACGCGCAGCTGATTCCGGGGGCGGGTACAACTGGGGAAAGTACTACTTACACGTGGACGGATGCTACAGCGAAACCGAACGTCGTTTACTATTATCAGATTGAAGACGTATCCCTCGCGGGTGAGCGTCAGACGTTGGCGACAGTCCGCTTGAGAGGGTTTGTTTCTGCTAAAGGTAAGCTTGCTACGCAGTGGGGTGTATTGAAACAATCTCGTGACTAA
- a CDS encoding SDR family oxidoreductase, translated as MNRLDGKVAIVTGAGKKGEVDGTGYATSMLFAREGAKVLLADISPENANATLAEIEAEGGEASVFIGDVSTEAACAGMVEAAVERFGKVNVLFNNVGLGGSGVVTQVDEEKWDRVMDVNLKSMIMACKHAVPRMAEAGGGSIINVSSIDALRAGSSRNLPYAAAKGGMISATTVMAVHHGRDNIRVNCIAPGHLYASFPAPYLSEAERERRRLIGPLGTEGTAWDVAWATVFLASDESKWISGVTIPIDAGLLAATPLAVVHQLDE; from the coding sequence ATGAATCGATTGGACGGAAAGGTTGCGATCGTTACAGGTGCCGGGAAAAAAGGGGAAGTTGACGGTACCGGCTACGCCACATCAATGCTCTTCGCGAGAGAAGGTGCGAAAGTACTGTTGGCGGACATCTCCCCTGAGAACGCCAACGCCACACTCGCAGAAATCGAGGCTGAGGGTGGCGAAGCATCGGTGTTCATCGGCGACGTGTCCACAGAGGCAGCCTGCGCTGGAATGGTAGAAGCTGCCGTCGAACGTTTTGGTAAAGTGAACGTCCTCTTCAACAACGTTGGACTCGGTGGTTCCGGGGTGGTTACACAAGTAGACGAAGAGAAGTGGGACAGGGTGATGGATGTTAACCTCAAGAGCATGATTATGGCGTGTAAACACGCCGTACCTCGGATGGCTGAGGCAGGCGGCGGCTCAATCATCAATGTCTCATCAATCGACGCGTTACGTGCAGGTTCATCTCGGAATTTGCCCTACGCTGCCGCGAAGGGCGGGATGATCTCCGCAACAACAGTGATGGCAGTTCATCATGGACGCGACAATATTCGGGTGAACTGCATCGCCCCTGGGCATCTCTACGCCTCGTTTCCTGCCCCCTATCTGAGCGAAGCGGAGCGCGAACGGCGCCGCCTCATCGGACCGCTGGGGACAGAGGGAACCGCATGGGATGTCGCTTGGGCAACCGTTTTCCTCGCCAGTGACGAATCGAAATGGATCTCCGGTGTCACCATTCCGATTGATGCGGGTCTACTCGCCGCAACACCACTCGCCGTTGTGCACCAACTCGATGAATAA